TACCGTTCCACTTCAGTGATGTTCGCTTTGGTCATCAATTTCACGTGGTGTTTTTCAAACCAGTTGGTTACATAATTCGATAGTTTATCGGGGAAGGAAGACAGGATAGTGGCGTTTCGATCAAAGAGGAGAATTTCCAGGTCGGGCCTGCTTTCTCTGAGCTCAGCAGCGAGCTCCACGCCGCTTAAACCGCCCCCGACGATTGCAACACGTCCGTTTGCTTTTATGCTCTGCAAAACGTGGTACGTTTTTCGTGCCCGGCGCATGGACTGAATACTTAATGTGTGCTGATCGGCACCCGGAACGCCGTGATAACGGTCCTCACAGCCAAGACCGATAATCAGGTCATCGTAATTGACCATTTCTTCGTTTTCCAACTGTATCTTTTTCTCTTTCAGATCAACACTTTCAATTTTTGCGAATTTCAATTCGAGCCGGATATCATTTGGGAAATGGACCCGCAGTTCCTGGTCAGAAACCGTTCCGGCTGCAAGCGCATAAAACTCCGTTTTCAAACTATGATAAGGCTCTTTTTCGATTAGCAATATGGAGAGGTCTTTCACTGCTTTTTCATCCAGCAGTTTCTGTGTGGCCCGAAGTCCTCCGTAACCGCCACCTAAAATAACAAGTTGTTTCACGTCTATTCCTCCTAACAAAGACAGATACCTGTATGCGATTTCACAGCGCTTTTCCACTCTAATATATCAGTTTTACATCATACCGACAATGGGAACTCTATCGTGTCTTTGGTATAAACAGCAGTCTCGTTGACTTTTTACGGTGACAGCAGTAATATGGGAAAGGAAAATGGAACAAAGAGGTGCTTGAAGTGAAACCGATTATCGAATTTTGTATCAGTAATCTCGCATCCGGAAGCCAGCCCGCTTTTGCGGAGCTTGAAAAGGATCCGGATCTCGATGTGATTGAATACGGCTGTCTCAGTTTCTGTGGTCAGTGTGCCAGAACGAAGTTCGCGCTGGTGAATGGGGAGATGGTGACCGGAGAAACAAACGAAGAGCTTGTGGAACATATTTATCAGCATATGGAAGAGAATCCGATGT
This Salisediminibacterium beveridgei DNA region includes the following protein-coding sequences:
- a CDS encoding YuzB family protein is translated as MKPIIEFCISNLASGSQPAFAELEKDPDLDVIEYGCLSFCGQCARTKFALVNGEMVTGETNEELVEHIYQHMEENPMF
- a CDS encoding NAD(P)/FAD-dependent oxidoreductase, with amino-acid sequence MKQLVILGGGYGGLRATQKLLDEKAVKDLSILLIEKEPYHSLKTEFYALAAGTVSDQELRVHFPNDIRLELKFAKIESVDLKEKKIQLENEEMVNYDDLIIGLGCEDRYHGVPGADQHTLSIQSMRRARKTYHVLQSIKANGRVAIVGGGLSGVELAAELRESRPDLEILLFDRNATILSSFPDKLSNYVTNWFEKHHVKLMTKANITEVERYRIFNHDEPIDVDATIWTAGIQASKIVRDLPVEQDNIGRLITTDYHHIPGDDSVFVVGDCAASEFAPSAQLAEAQAERIATLLATKWRGEAFPEKMPKIKLKGVLGSLGKKQGFGFMGEKPMTGVVPRVLKSGVLWMYKFGSNS